Proteins from a genomic interval of Salmo salar chromosome ssa14, Ssal_v3.1, whole genome shotgun sequence:
- the LOC123726587 gene encoding chitin synthase chs-1: MWHENNDEMMKMIISMFRLDKYRPRNNSNDDVSFESHIYFDDAFKDVKGSKERHVNEYAEDLVDVIRVVYNIFNEEDSCIFKESPPLPCQRILHTPYGGRLEYTLPYGNLLMVHFKDKLLIRHKKRWSQIMYLYYILGWRLTRKYFKKFDQGEDVRELREKMTVNSIKNHFLQF, encoded by the exons ATGTGGCATGAGAACAATGACGAAATGATGAAAATGATCATCTCAATGTTCAG GCTGGACAAATACAGGCCAAGGAATAACTCCAACGATGATGTGAGCTTTGAGTCTCACATTTACTTTGATGATGCTTTTAAAGACGTGAAAGGTAGTAAAGAACGGCATGTGAACGAATACGCAGAGGACCTGGTGGACGTTATCCGAGTTGTTTACAA TATCTTCAATGAGGAGGATTCATGCATCTTCAAAGAGAGCCCACCCCTTCCATGCCAGAGGATCCTGCACACCCCTTACGGAGGTCGACTGGAGTACACTCTCCCTTATGGCAACCTGCTGATGGTGCACTTTAAGGACAAGCTACTGATCCGCCACAAGAAGAGATGGTCTCAG ATTATGTACTTGTACTACATTCTCGGCTGGCGACTCACCAGGAAGTATTTCAAGAAGTTTGATCAGGGTGAAGATGTGAGGGAGCTGAGGGAAAAGATGACGGTGAACAGCATAAAGAATCATTTTTTACAATTCTAG
- the LOC123726758 gene encoding LOW QUALITY PROTEIN: chitin synthase chs-1-like (The sequence of the model RefSeq protein was modified relative to this genomic sequence to represent the inferred CDS: inserted 1 base in 1 codon), whose protein sequence is MLLIDRLKRYPRVAAACGRIHPTGTGPMVWYQKFEYAVGHWLQKTAEHVFGSVLCSPGCFSLFRGAALMDDNVMKRYTTKATEASHYIQYDQGEDRWLCTLLLQQGWRVEYNAASDAYTRXFKEFYIQRRRWGPSTMANTIDLLGSGSLTSQRNSSISKPFILYQILSMAASILGPATICLMISGSLSFILDINPNVALVLATVPPVVYLLVCFKLKSDTQIAIAAVMSLLYAFLMIGTALSIIGAMVEQQTIWTPSGLFIIGLVLMNIITAAFHPKEFHLVVYGLLYFISIPSGYLLLTIYSMVNMNNVSWGTRETGVQVAAPPTKAIAQRILQAKCCKFLCWDSGKVADQNGQVPETVVLANEPKVNPNLTSEDDNRYLHFECLECLYDLCKC, encoded by the exons ATGCTCCTAATAGATCGACTGAAACGTTATCCACGTGTGGCTGCGGCATGTGGGAGGATTCACCCAACAGGCACAG GTCCTATGGTATGGTATCAGAAGTTTGAGTACGCGGTGGGCCACTGGCTTCAGAAGACTGCAGAGCACGTGTTTGGTAGCGTGCTCTGCAGCCCCGGCTGCTTCAGTCTGTTCAGGGGCGCAGCCCTCATGGACGACAACGTCATGAAGAGATACACCACTAAGGCCACGGAGGCTAGCCACTACATACAGTATGATCAAG GTGAAGACCGCTGGCTGTGCACTCTCCTTCTGCAGCAGGGCTGGAGGGTGGAGTACAATGCTGCGTCTGACGCCTACACCA ACTTCAAGGAGTTCTATATCCAGCGGCGGCGCTGGGGGCCCTCCACCATGGCCAACACCATCGATCTGCTGGGCTCAGGGTCTCTGACCTCCCAGAGGAACAGCTCTATCTCCAAACCCTTCATCCTCTACCAGATTCTCAGCATGGCCGCCTCCATTCTAGGCCCGGCTACAATCTGCCTAATGATCTCAG GAAGCTTGTCATTCATCCTAGACATCAATCCCAACGTTGCTTTGGTCCTTGCAACAGTGCCCCCTGTGGTGTACCTGTTGGTCTGCTTCAAGCTGAAATCGGACACACAGATCGCCATAGCAGCTGTCATGAGTCTCTTGTACGCTTTCCTCATGATAGGAACGGCATTGTCCATCATAG GTGCTATGGTTGAGCAGCAAACCATTTGGACTCCTAGCGGCCTGTTTATCATAGGCCTGGTGCTGATGAACATCATCACAGCAGCATTCCACCCCAAGGAGTTCCATCTGGTCGTCTACGGCCTCCTCTACTTCATCTCAATCCCCAGTGGCTACCTCCTGCTGACCATCTACTCCATGGTCAACATGAACAATGTGTCCTGGGGCACTCGGGAGACAGGTGTCCAAGTCGCTGCGCCACCAACCAAGGCCATCGCACAGCGCATCCTACAGGCCAAGTGCTGCAAGTTTCTCTGCTGGGACAGTGGCAAAGTAGCAGACCAGAATGGTCAGGTGCCAGAAACTGTTGTGTTGGCTAATGAGCCAAAGGTGAACCCTAATCTGACCTCTGAAGACGATAACAGGTATTTACATTTTGAGTGTCTGGAGTGTTTATATGATCTGTGTAAATGCTAA